A segment of the Prochlorococcus sp. RS04 genome:
CCACGTTTGAACAGGTGCAGGAATTTCATCTAATTTTACGCTTTGTCCTCTTGCGATTAAATAATCTGCAAATTTCTGAGCATGTTCCATTTCCCCTTGTGATTCACTTAGAAAATGAGAGGCAAATCCATTTAAATCACGTTCTTGAAACCATAGATAAATAGAAAAATATTGAACATTGGCATATCTTTCCATTGTTAGATGTTCAAAAATGTTATCCAACAAACTTTTGTCTATCGGTTGAGCAACAGCTCTTCCAGATGGACCAAAATTAACTAATTTTTTTGTTTTTAAGTTATTTTCATTCATTTTCGTATGAGTATCTAAAAAAATAATACAACATTTTGTATAAATTAGTAATTAATAAATTCTTTAAATTAAATTAAATAATATGATAATGAAAATCACTCGCAATACTGTAAATGAATTTAGAGTACAGTTTTTCTGAACTGCTTTTAAGTAATAAAATATATAAAAATAAAAAAAAGAAATGTAAAAAGAAAAAATGCTCTAATTGGAAGGGAGGGAAATGTAATTGCCTATAAATAAATTCTATATATATACCTTATGTGCTCCAGGATATAAAAAATAATAACTATTTTTATTTATAAAAAGAGAACATTTATCACCATTATTTAAGAGATTATTAATATCAGTTCTAACCCGCAATATGTTTCCATTAATAGTTACTTTATATATAAGAAATTCTCCAAGAAATTCTTTAGATATCACATTCGCATTTCCAGATTCTGATTTTTTAATTGAAATAAATTTAGGCGAAATTGACATACTTTTAATATTTGCAGATTGTAAAACTCCTGAACTATTTATTTCACCTAAACAAGACATATATGCATTACCATTTTTTTTGAGATTAATAATATTATTGCCCAAAATAAAACTACTAACAAATATGGTCTTGGGATTATTTAGAAGGTTAATTGGAGTATCAATTTGATGAATTTTTCCATCCTTCATAACAGCGACTTTATCGCAAATTGACATCGCTTCTTCCGGATCATGTGTAACCATCAATCCGCTTGCATTACAACCTTTTAGAATATTAGGGAGTTCACTTCTCAATTTTAGTTTGACATGCATATCAAGACTACAAAAAGGTTCATCTAATAAAATAAAGTTTGTACCTGGAGCAAGAGCCCTCGCAATTGCGAGTCTTTGTTTTTGGCCTCCAGACAATTCATGTGGGTACCTTCCAACAAAATTATCGAGACCGACAACATTTAATAAATAATCAACTCTAGATCTATCTTTTTTGTTTTTCAAACCAAAAATTACATTTTCCAAAACAGTTAAGTGAGGGAAAAGTGCATAGTCTTGAAAAACCATACCAATATTTCTTTTCTCAGGACTAAGAATTTTTTTCCTATTTGAAATTTCAGTATCATTTAGAGAAATCCTCCCTTTAGAAGGATATTCGAACCCCGCGATTAATCTTAAAAGAGTAGTTTTTCCGCAACCAGAAGGTCCAAGCAACCCTAACAATTCGCCGTTTTCAATTTTTAGATTAATTTCGTTTAATATCCAATTTGAACATTCTCGCTTATCGTATTTATGATGCAAATCATCAATTATTAACGCATCATTTTTCACTAAGTTCTTCTTATTCAAATATATTAAGTTAGCAGAAAATATTCACCTAAAATATTCCATGTATAATTTTATACACCATTTAATTTTCAAATTTAATGAGAAAGTCTGAAAGAGCAGAAATAATACGCAAGGAACTCAAAAAGCTATATCCATCGCCTCCAATACCCCTTGATCATACAAATGCATATACTCTTCTAGTCGCCGTAGTTTTAAGTGCTCAATCAACAGATAAGAAAGTTAATGAATTAACAAAAAACTTATTTAAAGTTGCAGACAATCCAGAAAAGATGATGCAGCTAGGTATTAATGGCATTTACGAATACATAAAATTTTTAGGTCTATCTAATCAAAAATCAAAAAACATCTATAACTTATCTAAATTATTGATTGAGAAGCATAATGCTACGGTCCCAGATTCTTTTGAGAAGCTTGAATCTCTTCCAGGGGTAGGTCATAAAACAGCATCAGTTGTAATGTCTCAAGTGTTTAAAATACCTTCATTCCCAGTAGATACTCACATACACAGGTTGGCGCAAAGATGGGGCCTATCAAATGGCGATAGCGTAGTTCAAACAGAAAAAGACCTAAAAAAAATATTTCCTATTAATGATTGGAATACTTTACATTTGCAAATAATCTTTTATGGCAGAGAATACTGTACTGCAAGAGGCTGTGATGGAACAAAATGTTATTTATGTCGCACTCTTTATCCCAAAAGAAAAAAGAAATTTATATGTAAAAAGCCTTAAGAAATTTATATAATATTTAAATTAGTTTTTAATCATGAAAATAGCAATTACTGGTGCATCGGGGAAAACAGGTTATAGAATTTCCGAAGAAGCAGTTAAGAAAGGATATAAAGTAAGGCAAATCATTAGAAAGAATTCAAAAGTCTCAGCAGGACTAGAGCGTTTAGAAACAATTAGGGTTTCATTAGACAATAAAGGGGGACTTGATGAAGCATTTAAAGATATTGATGCCTTGATAATTGCTACTGGAGCGAGAGCATCATTAGATTTAACTGGTCCTGCAAAGGTTGATGCATTAGGTGTATACAGGCAATTAGAGAGTTGCAAAAGAGTTGGTATTAAAAGGGTTATTTTAGTTAGTTCCCTTTGTACTGGTAAATTATTTCACCCATTAAACTTATTTGGATTAATTCTTATTTGGAAGAAATTAGGTGAAAACTTTCTACGTAATTCAAATTTTGATTGGACCATTATTAGACCTGGAGGATTAAAGGAAAATGAAGATATTAAATCAGAAAATATAAATTATTCAAAAGAAGATACTCAAATTAATGGATCAATCCCAAGAAGATTAGTTGCGCAATGTTGTATAGATTCTTTAAAAAACAAAGAATCCATAAATAAATTAATAGAAATTACAAGTTCGAATGATAATAAAAAGATATCTTTTAAAAAAGCTATGCAAATGATTTAAAAGATGTAAATATATAAATTAAAACTATGAAAATAAATCCCAAAATTGACGCATTACAATTAATGCTTACTGATTTAAGAACTAGAAATGAGCCAATAAGACATAAAGCTGCATTTAAAGGCTGTCAACCAGAATTTCAAAGTCTTGTATCAAGATTAATAAAGCAGTTAGAGGAAGAATTAGTTGCTGAAAAACTTACTAACCGAGATAGTTAAAAAAATTAGATTACTTAAATGAACTTAAGTTATCTAATTTTGCTTGTTCTGAAAGTTCATCATATCCTCCAAAAAATTTATTATCCAAAAATATTTGAGGGAAAGTATTATGGCTACTTTGAGCCATTACTTTTTTAAAGCTCTCATCATTTTCTATTAAAGTAACTTCATGAGGGATAGATAAAGAATTAAGCAACCTAATTGCTCTTTTAGACCAAGGACAATCCTTTAAAATATATGCTTTTACACGTGATTCATTTTTTAATAAATCATTACTTGAGATATTAATAATTTTCTGTTCAAAAGAAAGTAATAATATATCAGTACCTTTTTTTACAATGCAACCCTCCTCAAGATGACCGCCAAAGACATTACATCCCTCATCTGCAAAACTCAAATGTAAATGAACATCTCCTTTATTAAAATGTCCGTTTAAAGAAACTATCTCTAGATTTCCCTCAAATTTATTTATCTCTTGATTACCTGGGCATTGAATACAAACTGTTCTAAGATTACCAACCACTCCAGAAACATACCCATATAAATTATTCGATAAAGAATATTCTTTAATTGAATTTATCAAATCAGATTCTGGAGATAGCTTTAGGCTATGAGGCTGCATTAGATATTAGATATTAGGAATAGTTTTGTAATATAAAACATCATCATCCATAAAGAGAAGTTGAGTTTATAATCTTTAGGAATCAGATTTAAATTAAATTTTAAAATCTAGCATCAAAAACTATTTAAAATTTTTACTAAAAATTTAAGTTTGTTGAGAGTGTAATATATTTTTATATACAAAAATTAATTTGTTATTAAAAAAAAATTTTAAAAATTTGGCATTGAATATTCCCAATTTATTATCAATATCTCGCCTTTTCCTTGTATTTCCATTAATACTTTTTTTAGAAATTAATAGACCAATTTATGTATTTATATTGATTATTATTGGCGGTTTAACTGATTATTTTGACGGGTTAATTGCAAGGAAATTTAATCTTAAAACCAGATTAGGAGCTATCCTAGATCCTTTAAGCGATAAAGTATTCTATTTAATTCCTCTGACCTTCCTTTGTAAAAATAATTTTATACCCTTCTGGTCATTGTCATTAATTTTATTTAGAGAATTAATTATCTCTAGCTTAAGGAACTCTACAAAAGACGGCTTACCAGCATCAATGTTAGGAAAATATAAAACATTTTTCTTTTTTATTTCAGTAATTACCTTTTTTACACCATTAAAAAATAGCTTATTGGATAATTTGGCTTTAATTTTTTATTGGCTAGGATTCATCCTGACTTTTGTTACTTTATTAGGCTATTTAAGAATTAAAAAGAATATTGTCTGAATTTTCATCAAACTCCTGACTCTTTTTATTATTAAAATCATTCACAAAACTATCCTTCAGACCATTAAGTAAATCAAAAGTTGGCGCCCACTCTAAATCACGTTTTATCTTAGAGATATCAGTCTGATAATGATTTAATCTAATTGGAAATCCCTTTCGAGACTTAGGATCTAATTTTTGATAATCAAATGTTCTTAAAGAAATCTCATTTTGGTTTAATCCAAGAACATTCGCACAGAAATAAATTAAACCCTTGATTGTCACTCCTTTTTCACCTGAACAATTGTAAATATTATTTTTGGAATTTTCAAAATTTATGCACCTAATCATTACATCAGTTAGATCCGAAACATGGCCTAGCTGAGTAATTAAAGAACCGTCCCCAGGAATTGGTATAGATTTTTTATTAAATAACCTTTCAAAAAACCAATTTTCAATTTTATTATAATTTCCTGGTCCATAAATGTAAGTAGGTCTAAAACTCGTAAAAGGAATTTTTTGGTTTTTTAACCAATTTTCTGTCTCAAACTTACCTTTATGCCTACTTTCCGGATCAATTGGATCAACTTCGGATAAGGGTAATTCACAATTATCTTTATAAACACCTGCAGAGCTTACGTATATATATCTCTGGAAAGAGTTATCTAAATTCTCTATAAGAAGTTTGGTTTGTTCTAACTCTCGTCCAGAAATATCAAAAACAACATCATACTTTTCATTTCTTAGCTTGAAGATATCTTCTGAATTATTTCTATCACCCTTAATTAAATTTGTTTTTTCAGGATTACTTTTATTACCTCTTGTAAAAATATGAATATCATAATTTTTACTTAATAACTTTCCAACCAAAGACTTACCAACAAATCTAGTGCCACCCATTACAAGAATTTTCATATTCGAAAAATATTTAACTGAAGTAGTAATCTTAAATAGAATTACATATTGAATAGTACTACTAATAAGTAATTAATGAAAAGGATGATTCTATGGACCTAATACCAGCAATTGATTTAATGAATGGTAAGTGTGTAAGGCTTTTTAAAGGCGACTTTAATAAAAGAAAAGACTTCACAAAAGAGCCTCATGAGCAAGCTAAATTTTGGGAAAGCGAAGGAGCAAAATATATACATATAGTTGATTTGGATGCTGCAAAAACTGGATCCCCAACAAACGATAAATCAATAAAAAAGATTGCAAAAACAGTTAACATACCTATTCAAATAGGTGGGGGGATAAGGTCTCAAGAAAGGATAGAACAATTATTTTCTTATGGTATTGAGAAAGTTATCATGGGAACCTCTGCAATAGAAAATAAAGAACTAGTTAAAGACTTATCAAATAAATTTCCTGGAAGGATAATTGTTGGGATAGATGCAAAAGATGGAAAAGTGAGTACAAGGGGTTGGCTTGAGCAATCTAATATTTTGGCCACAGATCTAGTAAAGGAGTTTTCTTCATTTAAAATTGCTAGTTTTATTGTTACAGATATAAATACAGATGGGACTTTAGAAGGGACAAATGAAGAATTCATAAAAAGCATACTTGAAATTACAGATATTCCAGTAATAGCCTCAGGCGGTGTTGGTTCAATTTCTGATTTATTATCGTTAGTAAAATTTGAAAACTCTGGACTCTTTGGAGTAATAGTAGGTAAAGCTCTATATGAAAATAAATTCACAATAAACGAAGCGAATAATGTATTGTCAGCAGAGAGATTAAATGACTTTGATTTAAACACAAATTACTACGCTTAAAAGAGTATAAAAATTCTATTAAGGCTGGTGTTTGCAGGAATTGTTAGTTAATTTTGAATAAGAGATAAGAAATCTAGTCTTGGAATTAATTTCAAAAAAATCAATATTGATTATTGCTCCAAGCTTAATAGCAGAATCTTTATCGCTTAAGTTAACATCACTAGACCAAAATTTAGAAATTAATTTTAATAATGGAACAGGTGATAAAACTCCAGATTTAGTTATATGGAATGTTCTTAATTTCCAATCAGAAGATCTTGTAAGGTTAGAGTTTTTAAAATTAAGAGAAAGATATGATGAGTCAAAGTTTCTTATAATTCTCTCTGGCGAACTTGTTTATGAAGCAAATAACCCTCCATCGTTAAATGCTGAAGGTTTTCTTTTAAATCCCAGTGCAGAAAAAGTTCTTGAATCTATTGATACCATTTTAAATGGAGGAAGGGTATTTGATATTGAAAATAATTCCCGAGTTCAATTAAACAAAAATAAGCCTCTCTCTTTTAGTCAAAAAATTCTAACTTCAGGTCTTAAACAAATCGATTCTGAAATT
Coding sequences within it:
- a CDS encoding ferritin; translated protein: MNENNLKTKKLVNFGPSGRAVAQPIDKSLLDNIFEHLTMERYANVQYFSIYLWFQERDLNGFASHFLSESQGEMEHAQKFADYLIARGQSVKLDEIPAPVQTWDSIEELISYSFNMEADLTSSLQQLYSISERISDTRTNVFLDPIIEAQTQSEDEFANILGKVKFASNQPSAILLIDSDLKKK
- a CDS encoding ABC transporter ATP-binding protein gives rise to the protein MKNDALIIDDLHHKYDKRECSNWILNEINLKIENGELLGLLGPSGCGKTTLLRLIAGFEYPSKGRISLNDTEISNRKKILSPEKRNIGMVFQDYALFPHLTVLENVIFGLKNKKDRSRVDYLLNVVGLDNFVGRYPHELSGGQKQRLAIARALAPGTNFILLDEPFCSLDMHVKLKLRSELPNILKGCNASGLMVTHDPEEAMSICDKVAVMKDGKIHQIDTPINLLNNPKTIFVSSFILGNNIINLKKNGNAYMSCLGEINSSGVLQSANIKSMSISPKFISIKKSESGNANVISKEFLGEFLIYKVTINGNILRVRTDINNLLNNGDKCSLFINKNSYYFLYPGAHKVYI
- the nth gene encoding endonuclease III yields the protein MRKSERAEIIRKELKKLYPSPPIPLDHTNAYTLLVAVVLSAQSTDKKVNELTKNLFKVADNPEKMMQLGINGIYEYIKFLGLSNQKSKNIYNLSKLLIEKHNATVPDSFEKLESLPGVGHKTASVVMSQVFKIPSFPVDTHIHRLAQRWGLSNGDSVVQTEKDLKKIFPINDWNTLHLQIIFYGREYCTARGCDGTKCYLCRTLYPKRKKKFICKKP
- a CDS encoding SDR family oxidoreductase, with translation MKIAITGASGKTGYRISEEAVKKGYKVRQIIRKNSKVSAGLERLETIRVSLDNKGGLDEAFKDIDALIIATGARASLDLTGPAKVDALGVYRQLESCKRVGIKRVILVSSLCTGKLFHPLNLFGLILIWKKLGENFLRNSNFDWTIIRPGGLKENEDIKSENINYSKEDTQINGSIPRRLVAQCCIDSLKNKESINKLIEITSSNDNKKISFKKAMQMI
- a CDS encoding PCC domain-containing protein is translated as MQPHSLKLSPESDLINSIKEYSLSNNLYGYVSGVVGNLRTVCIQCPGNQEINKFEGNLEIVSLNGHFNKGDVHLHLSFADEGCNVFGGHLEEGCIVKKGTDILLLSFEQKIINISSNDLLKNESRVKAYILKDCPWSKRAIRLLNSLSIPHEVTLIENDESFKKVMAQSSHNTFPQIFLDNKFFGGYDELSEQAKLDNLSSFK
- the pgsA gene encoding CDP-diacylglycerol--glycerol-3-phosphate 3-phosphatidyltransferase, whose amino-acid sequence is MALNIPNLLSISRLFLVFPLILFLEINRPIYVFILIIIGGLTDYFDGLIARKFNLKTRLGAILDPLSDKVFYLIPLTFLCKNNFIPFWSLSLILFRELIISSLRNSTKDGLPASMLGKYKTFFFFISVITFFTPLKNSLLDNLALIFYWLGFILTFVTLLGYLRIKKNIV
- a CDS encoding NAD-dependent epimerase/dehydratase family protein, with translation MKILVMGGTRFVGKSLVGKLLSKNYDIHIFTRGNKSNPEKTNLIKGDRNNSEDIFKLRNEKYDVVFDISGRELEQTKLLIENLDNSFQRYIYVSSAGVYKDNCELPLSEVDPIDPESRHKGKFETENWLKNQKIPFTSFRPTYIYGPGNYNKIENWFFERLFNKKSIPIPGDGSLITQLGHVSDLTDVMIRCINFENSKNNIYNCSGEKGVTIKGLIYFCANVLGLNQNEISLRTFDYQKLDPKSRKGFPIRLNHYQTDISKIKRDLEWAPTFDLLNGLKDSFVNDFNNKKSQEFDENSDNILFNS
- the hisA gene encoding 1-(5-phosphoribosyl)-5-[(5-phosphoribosylamino)methylideneamino]imidazole-4-carboxamide isomerase codes for the protein MDLIPAIDLMNGKCVRLFKGDFNKRKDFTKEPHEQAKFWESEGAKYIHIVDLDAAKTGSPTNDKSIKKIAKTVNIPIQIGGGIRSQERIEQLFSYGIEKVIMGTSAIENKELVKDLSNKFPGRIIVGIDAKDGKVSTRGWLEQSNILATDLVKEFSSFKIASFIVTDINTDGTLEGTNEEFIKSILEITDIPVIASGGVGSISDLLSLVKFENSGLFGVIVGKALYENKFTINEANNVLSAERLNDFDLNTNYYA